The Mangrovivirga cuniculi genomic sequence ATGTTGCAATAAATTGCAATACTATTTTTTTTATTCTTACATCAATAAATTATCAGCGCTGCTGATTAAAAGAAGGAGCTATCGTGATGAATTTGTAAACGCAGGTGGTTAAATTTAATGTAAAGTCGCAAGTGTTTTAAACGTATAACCATGTAATAATGTTTCAAATTTCATCCTTTTGTGGATACTTCGCTTAACTAACCCGGAGGTCAAAAGTCGAAATTAACCGCAAAACTAGTGTTATTTTTCATAAAAGCAAAATTCAATCTTTATTTTTAGTAAATTGTTTTCTGATGATCAGTATTCTTCGCATGCCGGATCAGATTATCTATAACTGATAAACTACATGTATTAAAATTCTCATAGTAAGTTGATACAAACCTGAACTCAGGTGGTTGCAATAATGAAATAAGGTGATCAACTTTGCCTTCAATTTTATTTAATCCAATAGGCGAACCAACTGGTACGGCTATAGTTATACTCTTCGGATCATGTTTTTTTATATATTCAATAGCTGAAAGCGCAGTAGCACCAGAGGCTATTCCATCATCGACAATAATAACATCTTTGTTATTGAATGATTCATTTCCAATTGACAATGAATAATATTCCGCTGAATTTGCTAAATCTCTTTCAATTATCTTACATTGAGTATCAAGGTATTTTTTACTTATACCATGATGAGCAAAAAGCTTGACCGACGATTGATTGACTGCGCCGACTGCGTATTTTTTATTAACAGGGTGTGGAATTCGTTTTACCAGGACAAAACCAAGCGGGGTATGGAGCGCTTTGCTTAATACATGTGCTATTACCATACCTCCATTGGGAATACCTACAACCAGAGTGTCATTTGTTACTCTGTCATGCAAGGATGGGTATAGAGCTAAGGCTGCGTCAATTCTATCCTCGAACATTATTTTTTGTTTAGATAATGATAATAATAATTTATTTATACTTAGTCAAGAAAAAATATAATTATATACTGAAAATAGAATGAAAAAAATATCATGGAAAGTAACTCCCAAAGCAGGGAGTATGAACAAATTAAAAATTGTAACTGAGGAAATAGGTTCATTGGGTGAGAATGAAATCAGAATTAGCAACAAAGCTATCGGTCTTAATTTTGCAGACATTTTTGCCATATTCGGACTTTATAGTGCAACCCCGGAAGGTGAATTTATACCAGGGCTTGAGTTTTGCGGTGAAATAGTAGATGTGGGCAGTAATGTATCTGATTATAAAATAGGTGACCGAGTGATGGGGTCCTCAAGGTTTGGTTCATATACTTCTTTGATAAATATAGATCAACGATATGTTTTAAAATTACCTGAAAGCTGGTCCTTTGAAGAAGGAGCCGGTTTTATAGTTCAAGCCTTAACTGCATATTATGCTTTGGTAGAACTTGGGAATGCCCAAGCAGGCCAGAATGTACTAATTCATTCAGCTGCGGGTGGCGTAGGGATTATGGCAAACAGAATTGCAAAAAAAATAGGGCTTTACACTATTGGTACTGTAGGGAGTGAATCTAAAACTGATCTTCTACAAAAAGAGGGATACGATAAATATATTGTACGGGATAAAAAATTCGGACAAAAGCTGGAAGATTCGTTAGACGGTCGTCCTTTGAATATTATACTTGAATGCATAGGTGGAAGGATCTTTAAGGAAGGTTATAACAGATTAGCAAAACAGGGGCGGCACGTCATATATGGATCGGCAAGGTATGCACACCCGGGGAAATCTCCGAACTATCTTTATCTGATCTGGAAATACCTGACAAGGCCAAAGATAGATCCACAGAAAATGATCGAAGAAAATAAATCGCTAATGGGGTTTAACCTGATCTGGTTATATGAGCAAGTCGATGAGCTCATGGCGATGCTTAAAAAGATCGAAGCAATGAATCTGGAGCCGCCTTTTGTTGGACACACATTTAAATTTGAAGAACTTATTGATGCACTGGAGATTTTTCAATCAGGAAAGACTACAGGAAAAGTGGTGATAACGATTGATTAAAGGTGTTATTGAGACCCATTCTCCCTGTTAAATCTAGGCTTCATATCGCCAGTATCAGAAGGGTTATAGTTTTCATTCTGACTTCTTACTTCACCCGATTCTAAAGCCCGGTCTAAGTGGATTACAAGATCTCGTACTTTAGTACTTGAACCGCCATCGATGTCAAGGAAGTATCGTATGACAACATAGACATTATTGTCTTCTTCATCTTTGTAAAGCCTGCGAATTGGAAGAGCCAGGTCTTCTATTCCTCGACGGATGTAGACCTCCGGTTTAGAAATTCTTTCGGGTTTTGGAATAAAACAATATCGGTAATGGCTCGCAGATGCTTTTCCAAATGTGATTAACATGCCTGCATGATAAGTAGCACTATCGATAGCTGTATACACCGGGAGCCTGGAAGTTTTTGGGTATTGAGCTTTTATCTCATGACTAAAGCCAAAAGTAAAAAGGATCAAAAAAATAAAAATATTTTATTCATTACCCAAAATATGAGATACCTATAAAAATTAACGAAATCCGTAATTATAGTTGCGGATTTTGCCTTTTAAAATTGAGATGATCAACAATGACTATTTTGTTTGCTCTTGTTTAGTATTGTTTATGTTGCTGAAATCGTGCCAAATTATTAAAAATTAAATTATCTACTTTTAAAATTTGATAAATTCAATTTATTGCTCGATAAACAATATTTCTTATAATATAAGCATCTATATTATAAAATAAAAAAAACCGACTAATCTATAGTCGGTTTTGGTGAGGTTCCGAGCGGATTCGAACCGCTGTAAAAGGTTTTGCAGACCTCTGCCTAGCCGCTCGGCCACGGAACCTTTTTGTTTTAAGGTGATGCAAAACTAGTTAAAACAAATGTTTTGCACAAACTGAAAAGTCAATTTTATTAGATAAAAAAAATCCGCCTGCTAGGGCGGATTTTTATCTTATTGAAAAGGAGACAATTACTTGTCGTCTTTGCCTTTTTCCATTTGTTGTTTAAGCTGAGAAAGGGCGTCAAGATCACCTAAGGTAGCTTTGTCTTCCTGTGT encodes the following:
- a CDS encoding phosphoribosyltransferase, which translates into the protein MFEDRIDAALALYPSLHDRVTNDTLVVGIPNGGMVIAHVLSKALHTPLGFVLVKRIPHPVNKKYAVGAVNQSSVKLFAHHGISKKYLDTQCKIIERDLANSAEYYSLSIGNESFNNKDVIIVDDGIASGATALSAIEYIKKHDPKSITIAVPVGSPIGLNKIEGKVDHLISLLQPPEFRFVSTYYENFNTCSLSVIDNLIRHAKNTDHQKTIY
- a CDS encoding zinc-binding dehydrogenase — translated: MKKISWKVTPKAGSMNKLKIVTEEIGSLGENEIRISNKAIGLNFADIFAIFGLYSATPEGEFIPGLEFCGEIVDVGSNVSDYKIGDRVMGSSRFGSYTSLINIDQRYVLKLPESWSFEEGAGFIVQALTAYYALVELGNAQAGQNVLIHSAAGGVGIMANRIAKKIGLYTIGTVGSESKTDLLQKEGYDKYIVRDKKFGQKLEDSLDGRPLNIILECIGGRIFKEGYNRLAKQGRHVIYGSARYAHPGKSPNYLYLIWKYLTRPKIDPQKMIEENKSLMGFNLIWLYEQVDELMAMLKKIEAMNLEPPFVGHTFKFEELIDALEIFQSGKTTGKVVITID